A stretch of the Streptomyces ortus genome encodes the following:
- a CDS encoding Cmx/CmrA family chloramphenicol efflux MFS transporter: MPLAVYILGLSVFALGTSEFMLSGLLPAVADDMHVSIPRAGLLISAFAVGMVVGAPLLAVATLRLPRRTTLIALISVFGLGQIAGALAPNYAVLFVSRVVSALACAGFWAVGAAVAVAMVPVNARARALAVMIGGLSIANVLGVPAGAFLGESLGWRSAFWAVGAASAVALVGVATLIPRIPLPDGKPRLRDELRIYRDRQVWLTISLIAFSAGGVFCAFSYLAPLLTDVSGLDEGWVPAVLALFGIGALIGTTIGGRIADAHLFGVLLSGIAASTVLLVALALLAQYAVAAALLAFLLGVSAFYTAPALNARLFNVATAAPTLAAATTTAAFNLGNTGGPWIGGAAIDAGLGFASPAWAGAALTVAAGVLTAISLRLYRRGTSSRVVTRATPRIEDGENGAKIAPEIQA, encoded by the coding sequence ATGCCCCTGGCCGTCTACATCCTCGGGCTCTCCGTCTTCGCGCTGGGCACCAGCGAGTTCATGCTCTCCGGGCTGCTGCCCGCGGTCGCGGACGACATGCACGTGTCCATTCCGCGCGCGGGCCTGCTGATATCCGCCTTCGCGGTCGGCATGGTCGTCGGCGCGCCCCTGCTGGCCGTGGCCACGCTCCGGCTGCCCCGCCGCACCACCCTCATCGCGCTCATCAGCGTCTTCGGCCTCGGCCAGATCGCGGGCGCCCTCGCCCCGAACTACGCCGTGCTCTTCGTGTCCCGGGTGGTGAGCGCGCTGGCCTGCGCCGGTTTCTGGGCGGTCGGCGCGGCCGTCGCCGTCGCCATGGTCCCGGTGAACGCCCGTGCCCGCGCACTCGCCGTGATGATCGGCGGCCTGTCGATCGCGAACGTCCTCGGCGTCCCGGCGGGCGCCTTCCTCGGCGAGAGCCTCGGCTGGCGCTCGGCGTTCTGGGCGGTCGGCGCGGCCAGCGCGGTCGCGCTCGTCGGCGTGGCCACCCTCATCCCCCGTATCCCGCTCCCCGACGGGAAGCCCCGGCTCAGGGACGAGCTGCGGATCTACCGCGACCGGCAGGTCTGGCTCACCATCTCGCTGATCGCGTTCTCCGCGGGCGGGGTGTTCTGCGCGTTCAGCTATCTCGCGCCGCTGCTCACGGACGTGTCCGGGCTCGACGAGGGCTGGGTGCCGGCCGTGCTCGCGCTGTTCGGGATCGGCGCGCTCATCGGGACGACGATCGGCGGCCGGATCGCGGACGCGCACCTTTTCGGAGTGCTGCTCTCCGGGATCGCGGCCTCGACGGTCCTGCTCGTGGCGCTCGCCCTGCTCGCGCAGTACGCCGTCGCGGCGGCCCTCCTCGCCTTCCTCCTCGGCGTCTCCGCCTTCTACACCGCCCCGGCGCTCAACGCCCGGCTGTTCAACGTCGCGACCGCCGCCCCCACCCTGGCCGCCGCGACCACCACGGCCGCCTTCAACCTCGGCAACACCGGCGGCCCCTGGATCGGCGGCGCCGCCATCGACGCGGGCCTCGGCTTCGCCTCCCCCGCCTGGGCGGGAGCGGCCCTGACCGTCGCCGCGGGCGTACTGACCGCGATCTCCCTGCGCCTGTACCGGCGCGGGACGTCGTCGCGGGTAGTCACCCGGGCCACACCCAGAATCGAGGACGGGGAGAACGGAGCCAAGATCGCTCCGGAAATCCAAGCCTAG
- a CDS encoding HD domain-containing protein, whose translation MADPDALRTRWSDTLHRSRSRSRSRSRSRSQSREFAPPTRTRTPAPSPEAYADNLLARWSEPQRRYHTLDHLTAVLDHVDVLEETADDPDLVRLAAWFHDAVYLPDRSENEERSARLAERALPEAGLSADATAEVARLVRLTVTHAASADDPNGQVLCDADLAILASPADAYAAYTAAVREEYAFVPPDAFREGRAAILRQLLDLPRLFHTPYGTREWEGPARHNLTSELTLLTA comes from the coding sequence ATGGCCGACCCCGACGCTCTGCGCACCCGCTGGTCCGACACACTCCACCGAAGCCGAAGCCGAAGCCGAAGCCGCAGCCGCAGCCGCAGCCAGAGCCGTGAGTTCGCACCCCCCACCCGCACCCGCACCCCCGCCCCCTCGCCGGAGGCCTACGCCGACAATCTCCTCGCCCGCTGGTCGGAACCCCAGCGCCGCTATCACACGCTCGATCACCTCACGGCGGTGCTGGACCACGTCGACGTGCTGGAGGAGACCGCGGACGACCCGGACCTGGTGCGGCTGGCCGCGTGGTTCCACGACGCGGTCTACCTCCCCGACCGCTCCGAGAACGAGGAACGTTCGGCCCGGCTCGCCGAGCGCGCGCTCCCCGAGGCCGGCCTCTCCGCCGACGCGACGGCCGAGGTCGCCCGCCTCGTCCGGCTGACGGTCACGCACGCCGCCTCCGCCGACGACCCGAACGGGCAGGTCCTGTGCGACGCCGACCTGGCGATCCTCGCCTCGCCCGCCGACGCGTACGCCGCCTACACCGCGGCGGTCCGCGAGGAGTACGCCTTCGTGCCACCGGACGCCTTCCGGGAGGGCCGCGCGGCGATCCTCCGCCAGCTCCTGGACCTGCCGCGTCTCTTCCACACCCCTTACGGCACAAGGGAGTGGGAGGGCCCGGCCCGTCACAACCTGACGAGCGAGCTGACCCTGTTGACGGCCTGA
- a CDS encoding TetR/AcrR family transcriptional regulator, translated as MSEQRRHRLRLEISREASRLFWKQGVDATSGDQIAEAVGLSTRTIWRHFRSKESCAEPIIMQGVEWEMGTLRDWPAELSLEERLSTEAIRFGREASAVEQADNALAMRMIRLADTEPALRTAWLMACDQVEREMAGIIAKRLGLPASDLQVRLYAAAASAAVRVLNEEIGAALLDGVDPAQLADGPERLARAVREATGGKVGDPVTT; from the coding sequence ATGAGTGAGCAGCGGCGCCACCGGCTGCGTCTGGAGATCTCCCGGGAGGCGTCGCGGCTGTTCTGGAAACAGGGAGTGGACGCCACGAGCGGTGACCAGATCGCCGAGGCGGTAGGCCTGTCCACCCGCACCATCTGGCGTCACTTCCGCAGCAAGGAGAGCTGCGCCGAGCCCATCATCATGCAGGGCGTGGAATGGGAGATGGGCACACTGCGCGACTGGCCCGCCGAACTCTCGCTCGAAGAGCGCCTCAGCACGGAGGCGATCCGGTTCGGTCGCGAGGCCAGCGCCGTCGAACAGGCCGACAACGCGCTGGCGATGCGGATGATCCGGCTGGCCGACACGGAGCCCGCGCTGCGTACGGCCTGGCTGATGGCCTGCGACCAGGTCGAGCGCGAGATGGCGGGGATCATCGCGAAGCGGCTGGGCCTGCCGGCCTCCGACCTCCAGGTACGCCTGTACGCCGCAGCCGCCTCCGCCGCGGTCCGGGTCCTCAACGAGGAGATCGGCGCGGCACTCCTCGACGGCGTCGACCCGGCCCAGCTCGCCGACGGCCCGGAACGCCTGGCACGCGCCGTCCGCGAAGCCACAGGAGGAAAGGTAGGAGACCCGGTCACCACATGA
- a CDS encoding HelD family protein encodes MPSAVPSDDPLSRERAHLTHSRAALRSMREDVQSLDIRDVTANWVNAEVLTRQIDERIKALADLSHTPLFFGRLDYLHAPGAERAEGAEGERFYIGRRHVHDAGGDPMVIDWRAPVSQPFYRASKKTPMDIALRRRFGYTGGDLTAYEDEHLSDPAETAATSKLLQQEIERPRVGPMRDIVATIQPEQDEIVRSGLGGTVCVQGGPGTGKTAVGLHRVAYLLYAHRDRLARTGTLVIGPNASFLHYIEQVLPALGELEVKQATVADLVAHVEVRGTDEAATAVVKGDARMAEVLRRAVRAHVTLPTEQVVVVRGSRRWRVPEHELTTIVRELLDRDIRYGAAREALPQRIAHAVLVQMERSGEAPDDRVQDAVARNPAVKAAVKAIWPPVDPAKLVFRLLSDADFLALHAEGVLTGEEQETIRWAKPVRSVKSVKWSAADAVLIDEATDLVQRTHSLGHVVLDEAQDLSPMQYRAVGRRCTTGSATVLGDLAQGTTPWATRSWEEALAHLGKSEAVVEELTAGFRVPTDVITYASRLLPHIAPGLAPVASVRENPGFFEVRETAVDTTAAEVVAACEELLAREGSVGLIAADARVPVLSEALAKAGLPHLAPGEETTAAARLTLVPASLAKGLEYDYVVLDEPRAVVDGEPDERTGLRRLYVTLTRAVSGLIVTHADALPAQLGD; translated from the coding sequence ATGCCGTCCGCCGTGCCGTCCGACGATCCCCTCTCCCGTGAACGCGCCCACCTCACGCACTCCCGGGCCGCCCTGCGTTCGATGCGCGAGGACGTCCAGTCCCTCGACATCCGGGACGTCACCGCGAACTGGGTCAACGCGGAGGTCCTGACCCGGCAGATCGACGAGCGCATCAAGGCCCTCGCCGACCTGTCCCACACCCCGCTGTTCTTCGGCCGCCTCGACTACCTGCACGCCCCGGGCGCCGAGCGGGCGGAGGGCGCCGAGGGCGAACGCTTCTACATCGGCCGCCGGCACGTGCACGACGCCGGCGGCGACCCGATGGTGATCGACTGGCGCGCCCCGGTCTCCCAGCCGTTCTACCGGGCCTCCAAGAAGACCCCGATGGACATCGCACTGCGCCGCCGCTTCGGCTACACCGGCGGCGACCTCACCGCGTACGAGGACGAGCACCTCTCCGACCCCGCCGAGACCGCCGCCACCAGCAAGCTGCTCCAGCAGGAGATCGAGCGCCCGCGCGTGGGCCCGATGCGCGACATCGTGGCGACGATCCAGCCCGAACAGGACGAGATCGTACGGTCCGGTCTGGGCGGCACGGTCTGCGTGCAGGGCGGTCCGGGCACCGGCAAGACGGCCGTCGGCCTGCACCGGGTCGCCTACCTCCTGTACGCCCACCGCGACCGGCTCGCCCGCACCGGCACCCTCGTCATCGGGCCGAACGCGTCCTTCCTCCACTACATCGAGCAGGTGCTGCCCGCGCTGGGCGAGCTGGAGGTCAAGCAGGCCACGGTCGCCGACCTGGTCGCCCATGTCGAGGTGCGGGGCACGGACGAGGCGGCGACCGCCGTCGTGAAGGGCGACGCGCGGATGGCCGAGGTGCTGCGCCGGGCGGTCCGCGCGCACGTGACCCTGCCCACCGAGCAGGTCGTGGTGGTCCGCGGCTCGCGGCGCTGGCGCGTACCGGAGCACGAACTGACCACCATCGTGCGGGAGTTGCTGGACCGGGACATCCGGTACGGCGCCGCCCGCGAGGCCCTGCCGCAGCGCATCGCGCACGCCGTGCTGGTCCAGATGGAACGGTCGGGCGAGGCGCCGGACGACCGGGTGCAGGACGCCGTCGCCCGCAACCCCGCGGTGAAGGCGGCCGTGAAGGCGATCTGGCCGCCGGTGGACCCGGCGAAGCTGGTCTTCCGGCTGCTCTCGGACGCGGACTTCCTGGCGCTGCACGCGGAGGGCGTCCTCACCGGGGAGGAGCAGGAGACGATCCGCTGGGCGAAACCCGTCCGGTCGGTGAAGTCCGTCAAGTGGTCCGCCGCGGACGCGGTGTTGATCGACGAGGCCACCGACCTCGTACAGCGCACGCACTCCCTCGGGCATGTGGTGCTCGACGAGGCGCAGGACCTGTCGCCGATGCAGTACCGGGCGGTGGGGCGGCGCTGCACGACCGGTTCGGCGACCGTGCTCGGGGATCTGGCGCAGGGTACGACGCCGTGGGCGACGCGGAGCTGGGAGGAGGCGCTGGCACACCTCGGGAAGTCGGAGGCGGTGGTGGAGGAGCTGACGGCCGGTTTCCGCGTCCCGACGGATGTGATCACGTACGCGTCCCGGCTGCTTCCGCACATCGCGCCGGGGCTCGCGCCGGTGGCGTCGGTCCGGGAGAACCCGGGCTTCTTCGAGGTACGGGAGACCGCCGTGGACACCACTGCGGCCGAAGTGGTCGCGGCCTGCGAGGAGTTGCTCGCGCGGGAGGGGTCGGTGGGGCTGATCGCCGCCGACGCGCGGGTGCCGGTGCTGTCCGAGGCGCTGGCGAAGGCGGGTCTTCCCCATCTCGCTCCGGGTGAGGAGACGACCGCCGCGGCGCGTCTGACTCTGGTGCCGGCCTCTCTCGCGAAGGGGCTGGAGTACGACTACGTGGTACTGGACGAACCGCGGGCGGTGGTGGACGGCGAACCGGACGAACGGACGGGGCTGCGCCGTCTGTACGTCACGCTGACGCGGGCGGTCTCGGGGTTGATCGTGACCCACGCGGACGCCTTGCCCGCGCAGTTGGGGGACTAG
- a CDS encoding DNA repair helicase XPB has translation MNGPLIVQSDKTLLLEVDHELADECRRVIAPFAELERAPEHIHTYRVTPLGLWNARAAGHDAEQVVDALVQYSRYPVPHALLVDIAETMGRYGRLTLSKHPAHGLVLTTTDRPVLEEILRSKRITPLVGARLDPDTVAVHPSERGQIKQTLLKLGWPAEDLAGYVDGEAHPIGLAEDGWSLRPYQKQAVENFWHGGSGVVVLPCGAGKTLVGAGAMAEAKATTLILVTNTVSARQWKHELVKRTSLTEDEIGEYSGTRKEIRPVTIATYQVLTTKRKGVYQHLELFDSRDWGLIIYDEVHLLPAPVFKFTADLQARRRLGLTATLVREDGRESDVFSLIGPKRFDAPWKEIEAQGYIAPADCVEVRVNLTDSERLAYATAEAEEKYRFCATTATKRKVTEALVRRFAGMQTLVIGQYIDQLDELGEHLDAPVIKGETSNAQREKLFDAFREGEISVLVVSKVANFSIDLPEATVAIQVSGTFGSRQEEAQRLGRVLRPKADGHQAHFYSVVARDTIDQDFAAHRQRFLAEQGYAYRIVDADELLADNN, from the coding sequence GTGAATGGTCCACTCATCGTCCAGTCCGACAAGACCCTGCTCCTGGAGGTCGACCACGAGCTGGCGGACGAGTGCCGCCGGGTCATCGCTCCCTTCGCCGAGCTGGAGCGCGCACCCGAGCACATCCACACCTATCGGGTGACCCCGCTCGGGCTGTGGAACGCGCGCGCGGCCGGACACGACGCCGAGCAGGTCGTGGACGCGCTCGTGCAGTACAGCCGCTATCCGGTGCCGCACGCGCTGCTGGTCGACATCGCGGAGACGATGGGCCGCTACGGGCGGCTCACGCTGAGCAAGCACCCGGCCCACGGGCTCGTGCTCACCACCACCGACCGGCCCGTCCTGGAGGAGATCCTGCGCTCGAAGCGGATCACCCCGCTCGTGGGCGCCCGGCTCGACCCGGACACCGTGGCCGTGCACCCCTCCGAGCGGGGGCAGATCAAGCAGACGCTCCTGAAGCTGGGCTGGCCGGCCGAGGACCTCGCCGGGTACGTGGACGGCGAGGCGCATCCCATCGGGCTCGCCGAGGACGGCTGGTCCCTGCGGCCCTACCAGAAGCAGGCGGTGGAGAACTTCTGGCACGGCGGCTCAGGTGTGGTCGTGCTGCCCTGCGGCGCCGGAAAGACGCTGGTCGGCGCGGGCGCGATGGCCGAGGCGAAGGCCACCACGCTCATCCTGGTCACGAACACCGTCTCGGCCCGGCAGTGGAAGCACGAGCTGGTCAAGCGCACGAGTCTGACCGAGGACGAGATCGGCGAGTACAGCGGTACGCGCAAGGAGATCCGCCCGGTCACCATCGCGACGTACCAGGTGCTGACGACCAAGCGGAAGGGTGTGTACCAGCACCTAGAGCTGTTCGACTCCCGCGACTGGGGGCTGATCATCTACGACGAGGTGCATCTGCTGCCCGCGCCGGTCTTCAAGTTCACCGCCGACCTCCAGGCGCGCCGGCGGCTCGGTCTGACGGCCACGCTGGTGCGCGAGGACGGCCGTGAGTCGGACGTGTTCTCCCTCATCGGGCCGAAGCGTTTCGACGCGCCCTGGAAGGAGATCGAGGCGCAGGGGTACATCGCGCCGGCCGACTGTGTCGAGGTCCGGGTGAACCTCACGGACTCCGAGCGGCTGGCCTACGCGACCGCCGAGGCGGAGGAGAAGTACCGCTTCTGCGCGACGACGGCGACGAAGCGCAAGGTCACGGAGGCGCTGGTGCGGCGCTTCGCGGGGATGCAGACGCTCGTGATCGGGCAGTACATCGACCAGCTGGACGAGCTGGGCGAGCATCTGGACGCGCCGGTCATCAAGGGCGAGACGTCGAACGCGCAGCGCGAGAAGCTCTTCGACGCGTTCCGTGAGGGGGAGATCAGCGTGCTGGTCGTCTCGAAGGTCGCGAACTTCTCCATCGACCTGCCGGAGGCGACGGTCGCCATCCAGGTGTCGGGCACCTTCGGCTCCCGCCAGGAGGAGGCGCAGCGTCTGGGCCGGGTGCTGCGTCCCAAGGCGGACGGTCACCAGGCGCACTTCTACTCGGTCGTGGCGCGCGACACCATCGACCAGGACTTCGCGGCCCACCGCCAGCGCTTCCTGGCCGAGCAGGGGTACGCGTACCGGATCGTGGACGCGGACGAGCTGCTGGCCGACAACAACTAG
- the istB gene encoding IS21-like element helper ATPase IstB, with the protein MTLGYSLFATRWLQAPLYFGLVAAQGVYVYKFFRELWTLIVRSVTGQANETYVMLAVLKLVDVVMIANLLIMVIVGGYETFVSRIGLQGHRDQPEWLSHVNSNVLKVKLATAIVGISSVHLLQMFVDVHHTSHHSLLWGTVIHMAFIASAAILAYMSGPMATHGERQHKGHGVAHTPGHGLGHRHGHGHGQGQGHGQAQAQNHVRRQEPGVEQVQERGAGHAYGSGAGAGGESTGRAADGMTGSSVPAEFAFATKTAPVARVALPLTGPSASQVAAQLAAQVTAPIPVQTVSSPYDAHESHTAQDALDVHDPSEPGFEARIRDARFPARKLLEEFDEEYPRVLDREAVARLGGLDFVTARRNVVFVGPPGTGKTHLAVGLGVRACQSGHQVLFATAAQWAARLAGARSAGRLSEELADLDARPLLIVDEVGYTPLDPDTAHLFFQLVAHRYERSSLIVTTDRPLSRWEEVFGGAAPAMVDRLAHHAEIVRLEGDSYRTRRVTASWTE; encoded by the coding sequence GTGACCCTCGGGTACTCACTCTTCGCGACCCGCTGGCTCCAGGCGCCGCTGTACTTCGGACTGGTGGCCGCACAGGGCGTGTACGTCTACAAGTTCTTCAGAGAGCTGTGGACTTTAATCGTCCGGAGCGTGACCGGGCAGGCGAACGAGACGTACGTGATGCTCGCCGTGCTGAAACTGGTCGACGTCGTCATGATCGCCAACCTGCTGATCATGGTGATCGTCGGCGGTTACGAGACGTTCGTCTCGCGCATCGGCCTCCAGGGCCACCGGGACCAGCCGGAATGGCTCTCGCACGTCAATTCCAACGTGCTGAAGGTGAAGCTCGCCACCGCCATCGTGGGCATCTCGTCCGTGCACCTGCTCCAGATGTTCGTGGACGTGCACCACACCTCGCACCACTCGCTGCTGTGGGGGACGGTCATCCACATGGCGTTCATCGCCTCGGCGGCGATCCTGGCGTACATGTCGGGACCGATGGCGACGCACGGGGAGCGCCAGCACAAGGGGCACGGAGTGGCCCACACGCCTGGACACGGCCTTGGACACCGCCATGGACACGGCCATGGACAGGGACAGGGACATGGGCAGGCGCAGGCGCAGAATCACGTGCGGCGGCAGGAGCCCGGGGTCGAACAGGTGCAGGAGCGAGGGGCCGGGCACGCGTATGGCTCCGGCGCGGGGGCCGGGGGTGAGAGCACCGGGAGGGCGGCCGACGGGATGACCGGGTCCTCCGTCCCGGCCGAGTTCGCGTTCGCCACCAAGACCGCGCCCGTCGCACGGGTCGCCCTCCCGCTCACGGGCCCGTCCGCCTCGCAGGTCGCCGCACAGCTCGCCGCGCAGGTCACCGCCCCGATCCCGGTGCAGACCGTCTCCTCCCCGTACGACGCGCACGAGTCCCACACCGCACAGGACGCGCTCGACGTGCACGACCCCTCCGAGCCCGGGTTCGAGGCCCGGATCCGTGACGCCCGTTTCCCCGCCCGGAAGCTGCTGGAGGAATTCGACGAGGAGTACCCCCGGGTGCTCGACCGCGAGGCCGTGGCCCGGCTCGGCGGCCTGGACTTCGTCACGGCCCGGCGCAACGTGGTGTTCGTCGGCCCGCCCGGCACCGGCAAGACGCATCTCGCCGTCGGCCTCGGCGTGCGGGCGTGCCAGTCCGGACATCAGGTCCTCTTCGCGACCGCGGCGCAGTGGGCCGCGCGGCTGGCGGGGGCCCGGTCGGCCGGCCGCCTTTCCGAGGAACTGGCGGACCTCGACGCCCGACCCCTCCTCATCGTCGACGAGGTCGGCTACACCCCGCTCGACCCGGACACCGCGCACCTCTTCTTCCAGCTCGTCGCGCACCGCTACGAGCGGTCCTCGCTGATCGTGACCACCGACCGTCCGCTCAGCCGCTGGGAGGAGGTCTTCGGCGGCGCCGCCCCCGCGATGGTGGACCGGCTGGCGCACCACGCGGAGATCGTGCGTCTCGAAGGGGACAGCTACCGCACGCGCCGGGTCACCGCGTCGTGGACAGAGTGA
- a CDS encoding helicase-associated domain-containing protein, with product MSVQEQSSEEPGGASAEGPAHAGAHPRSLAEDLRARDDSSLSALLRARPDLITPVPTDLTQLATRAGTRASVIRALERLDRFALQTAEALAVAPEPAPYGTLQDLLAGDAGDPVVVEALPRAVAVLREQALVWGSDDRLRLVRTARELLAPSPQHPSPTGLGPTVAEATAGMSPGRIQELLTAAGLPTTHDAVSATESLTALFTDRARMSALLDSAPPDSLEVLSRLLWGPPYGQVTADPAPRLRWLLDRGLLLPTAPGTVVLPREVALHLRAGRAHRRTEPLPPPVEPTSVHRPQVVDSTAAGQAYTALATVEELLKDWDEGGPSVLRAGGLSVRDLKRTAVALDVPEPVAAFWVELAYAAGLLATDGEADERYAATPAYDEWLELPAAERWTRLATAWLSATRTAGVVGGRDTKERTLAALGPGLDRSAAPEVRHRVLSLLAALPEGGSTSPDAVVARLHWERALRGAASADDLRSRIARWTLTEAESLGITGRGALSAHGRALMGAPPGTPAPASAPTAGSAAGSGAVSGTRPGAGAGDKLPVHHHRPLHPFPHHPAPAPEPRSPAEVASAAALAGRLLAPLLPEPLDHVLLQADLTAVAPGPLRRPLADVLDVLADVESKGGATVYRFTPGSVRRALDAGRSASDLQAFLAAHSRTPVPQPLAYLIDDVARRHGHLRIGAASAYVRCDDDAVLNEIIADKRSQGLRLRRLAPTVLAAQADPATLLEGLRAMGFAPAAESAEGDVLITRAHAHRTPPRTAPEPVPDGPPAPDTTLLGAAIRAIRAGDLASTTPRKPSASDAAGTSADSGSSGGGRSGTLPRTTPAETLATMQAAVLTGGTLWIGYVNAEGAASQRVIAPVRVEGGFVTAYDHTADEVRTYPLHRVTGVAELADEQA from the coding sequence ATGAGCGTCCAGGAGCAGTCGTCAGAGGAGCCCGGCGGGGCGTCCGCGGAGGGGCCCGCCCACGCCGGGGCACACCCTCGTTCCCTCGCGGAGGACCTGCGGGCCCGCGACGACTCCTCCCTGTCCGCGCTGCTGCGGGCCCGCCCGGACCTCATCACTCCCGTACCGACCGACCTGACCCAGCTGGCCACCCGGGCCGGTACGCGCGCCTCCGTGATCCGGGCCCTGGAGCGCCTGGACCGGTTCGCCCTGCAGACCGCGGAGGCACTGGCCGTGGCCCCGGAACCAGCCCCGTACGGCACGCTCCAGGACCTGCTGGCGGGCGACGCCGGCGATCCGGTGGTCGTCGAGGCGCTGCCGCGTGCCGTGGCCGTCCTGCGTGAGCAGGCACTGGTGTGGGGCTCGGACGACCGGCTCCGGCTGGTGCGCACGGCCCGCGAACTGCTCGCGCCCTCGCCGCAGCACCCCTCCCCGACGGGGCTCGGCCCGACGGTCGCGGAGGCCACCGCGGGCATGTCCCCGGGCCGGATCCAGGAACTCCTCACCGCCGCCGGACTGCCCACCACGCACGACGCGGTGTCCGCGACGGAGTCGCTCACGGCGCTCTTCACCGACCGCGCCCGGATGTCCGCCCTGCTCGACTCGGCCCCGCCGGACTCGCTAGAGGTCCTTTCACGGCTGCTCTGGGGGCCGCCGTACGGTCAGGTGACCGCCGATCCCGCGCCCCGGCTGCGCTGGCTCCTGGACCGCGGACTGCTGCTGCCGACGGCGCCCGGCACGGTGGTCCTGCCCCGCGAGGTGGCCCTCCATCTGCGGGCGGGACGGGCACACCGGAGGACGGAACCGCTCCCTCCGCCGGTCGAGCCCACCTCCGTACACCGTCCACAGGTTGTGGACAGCACGGCGGCCGGACAGGCGTACACCGCGCTCGCCACCGTCGAGGAGCTGCTGAAGGACTGGGACGAGGGCGGCCCGTCCGTGCTGCGCGCGGGCGGTCTGAGCGTGCGCGACCTGAAGCGGACGGCCGTGGCCCTGGACGTACCGGAGCCGGTCGCCGCCTTCTGGGTGGAACTCGCCTACGCGGCGGGCCTGCTGGCCACGGACGGCGAGGCCGACGAGCGGTACGCGGCGACGCCCGCCTACGACGAGTGGCTGGAACTCCCGGCGGCCGAACGCTGGACGCGGCTGGCCACGGCGTGGCTGTCGGCGACCCGCACGGCGGGCGTGGTCGGCGGACGCGACACCAAGGAGCGCACGCTGGCGGCGCTCGGCCCCGGCCTGGACCGCTCGGCGGCGCCCGAGGTCCGGCACCGGGTCCTCTCGCTCCTCGCCGCGCTGCCCGAGGGCGGCTCCACGTCCCCCGACGCCGTCGTCGCCCGCCTGCACTGGGAGCGGGCCCTGCGCGGCGCCGCCTCCGCGGACGACCTGCGGTCCCGTATCGCCCGGTGGACGCTGACCGAGGCCGAGTCCCTGGGGATCACCGGCAGGGGCGCGCTGTCCGCGCACGGCCGGGCGCTCATGGGCGCACCCCCCGGCACACCCGCCCCCGCGTCCGCACCCACCGCGGGATCCGCCGCAGGATCCGGTGCGGTCTCCGGTACCAGGCCCGGCGCAGGAGCCGGTGACAAGCTCCCCGTGCATCATCACCGCCCTCTCCATCCCTTCCCTCACCACCCGGCGCCCGCGCCGGAGCCCCGCTCTCCCGCCGAGGTGGCCTCCGCCGCCGCGCTGGCTGGCCGGCTGCTGGCGCCACTTCTTCCGGAACCCCTCGACCACGTCCTGCTCCAGGCGGACCTGACGGCGGTGGCCCCGGGTCCGCTGCGCCGCCCGCTGGCCGACGTGCTGGACGTCCTCGCGGACGTGGAGTCGAAGGGCGGGGCGACGGTCTACCGCTTCACACCGGGCTCGGTCCGCCGGGCCCTGGACGCGGGCCGCTCGGCCTCCGACCTCCAGGCGTTCCTCGCCGCCCACTCCCGTACGCCGGTCCCGCAGCCCCTCGCCTACCTGATCGACGACGTGGCGCGCCGGCACGGCCATCTGCGGATCGGCGCGGCGTCGGCGTACGTGCGCTGCGACGACGACGCGGTCCTGAACGAGATCATCGCCGACAAGCGGTCGCAGGGCCTGCGGCTGCGGCGTCTCGCGCCCACGGTGCTGGCCGCCCAGGCCGATCCGGCCACGCTCCTCGAAGGGTTGCGCGCGATGGGTTTCGCGCCGGCCGCCGAGTCCGCCGAGGGCGATGTGCTGATCACCCGCGCGCACGCGCACCGCACACCCCCGCGCACGGCGCCCGAGCCGGTCCCCGACGGTCCGCCGGCCCCCGACACCACCCTGCTGGGCGCCGCCATCCGGGCCATCCGCGCGGGCGACCTGGCCTCCACGACCCCGCGCAAGCCGTCCGCCTCGGATGCCGCCGGCACCTCCGCCGACTCCGGCTCCTCCGGCGGCGGCCGGAGCGGCACCCTCCCGCGCACCACCCCCGCCGAGACCCTCGCCACCATGCAGGCCGCCGTCCTCACCGGCGGCACCCTGTGGATCGGTTACGTGAACGCCGAGGGCGCCGCCAGCCAGCGCGTCATCGCCCCCGTCCGGGTGGAGGGCGGTTTCGTCACGGCGTACGACCACACCGCGGACGAGGTCCGGACGTATCCGCTGCACCGGGTGACGGGCGTGGCGGAACTGGCGGACGAACAGGCCTGA